One region of Niallia sp. Man26 genomic DNA includes:
- a CDS encoding iron ABC transporter permease, with translation MNKKIISFIIVIMALIGITVYSAAKGSISVSLMTLVNGVLHGNNEEVNVIVDLRFPRIIVALLTGAILAVSGVLFQSVMRNPLADAGIMGISAGASFFTLFGLLFLPTLFISSTLFAFLGGAVSCFIIYMLSWKSGLKPLRVILTGIAVSAMFTGLREALINICAYFNITVGASNASNLTMKTWEDVELIVPLGLIGILLALLVSPWCNLLKLQDKKVVQLGVNIQLVRIIISVIAVFLASVATSIAGIIIFAGLIIPHISRQLVGTNHHILIPFSALAGAFLILTADTFGRLLIAPLEIPASTIMAVIGGPFLIFLLRKGDKLNGV, from the coding sequence ATGAATAAGAAAATTATCAGTTTTATTATCGTAATTATGGCGCTGATTGGAATAACTGTTTACTCTGCTGCAAAGGGGAGCATCTCCGTTAGTTTAATGACATTGGTAAATGGAGTTCTGCACGGTAACAACGAAGAAGTTAATGTCATTGTCGATCTCCGTTTTCCGAGAATTATCGTCGCCCTCCTTACAGGAGCGATTTTGGCAGTTTCCGGTGTTCTTTTTCAATCTGTCATGAGGAATCCACTGGCAGATGCAGGAATTATGGGGATTTCAGCCGGTGCAAGCTTTTTTACGTTATTTGGATTGTTATTTTTGCCAACGCTGTTCATCAGCAGCACCCTATTTGCCTTTTTAGGAGGAGCGGTATCTTGCTTTATTATTTATATGCTTTCCTGGAAATCTGGATTGAAGCCTTTAAGGGTTATTCTGACAGGTATCGCAGTGAGTGCTATGTTCACAGGGTTGAGAGAAGCTCTCATTAATATTTGCGCCTATTTTAATATCACTGTTGGAGCATCGAACGCATCAAATTTAACAATGAAAACTTGGGAAGATGTTGAGTTAATTGTCCCCCTTGGATTAATAGGTATCCTGCTCGCGTTACTAGTAAGCCCATGGTGTAACCTGCTGAAATTACAAGATAAGAAGGTTGTCCAATTAGGAGTTAATATTCAGCTTGTCCGGATTATTATTTCTGTGATTGCTGTATTTCTCGCATCTGTGGCAACATCTATCGCAGGTATTATTATCTTTGCCGGATTGATTATTCCCCATATATCAAGACAGCTAGTCGGGACAAATCATCATATTCTTATTCCTTTTTCGGCATTGGCAGGAGCTTTTCTGATATTAACTGCCGATACGTTTGGAAGACTTTTGATTGCTCCCCTAGAAATTCCTGCCTCGACAATCATGGCAGTAATAGGCGGTCCATTTTTGATCTTTTTGCTGAGGAAAGGGGATAAATTAAATGGAGTTTAA
- a CDS encoding ABC transporter ATP-binding protein has translation MEFKGLSFSYDQGRAFMEELEGRIEKHKITTIIGPNGCGKSTLLSLLARGQKQTAGAITLDGKDIHSYKAKDFARKIAMVNQTNHISEDMTVQELIQFGRIPYKKIWKQDNEEDTDAIEWALACTKLQDFKDTPVSALSGGQRQRVWIALALAQKTEILFLDEPTTYLDIYHQLELLSLIKELNTVHGITIVMVLHDMNQALRYSDLVIVMKDGAIKAYGRPEQVITQEKIKEIYDVHIVVNEDDETGLYIVPLSI, from the coding sequence ATGGAGTTTAAAGGCCTGTCTTTCTCCTATGACCAAGGAAGAGCCTTTATGGAGGAATTAGAAGGAAGGATAGAAAAGCATAAAATAACGACAATCATTGGTCCAAATGGCTGCGGAAAATCAACCTTGTTATCACTTTTAGCAAGAGGTCAAAAACAAACTGCTGGTGCCATCACCTTGGATGGTAAGGATATACATTCCTATAAAGCGAAGGATTTTGCCCGAAAAATTGCGATGGTTAACCAAACAAACCACATCTCAGAGGATATGACAGTCCAAGAGCTAATACAGTTTGGGAGAATACCTTATAAAAAGATTTGGAAACAGGACAATGAGGAAGATACAGATGCAATAGAGTGGGCACTTGCATGCACCAAACTGCAAGACTTCAAGGATACACCTGTGAGTGCATTATCCGGAGGGCAAAGACAGCGTGTCTGGATAGCGCTGGCACTTGCACAAAAAACAGAGATATTATTTTTAGATGAACCAACAACCTATTTGGATATCTATCATCAACTAGAATTACTGTCATTAATTAAAGAATTAAATACTGTTCACGGCATTACAATCGTTATGGTTCTCCATGATATGAACCAGGCGCTCCGATACTCCGATTTGGTCATCGTTATGAAGGATGGGGCAATAAAAGCTTATGGGCGTCCGGAACAAGTGATTACACAGGAAAAAATAAAAGAAATTTATGATGTTCATATAGTCGTTAATGAGGATGACGAAACAGGTTTATATATCGTTCCGTTGAGCATTTGA
- a CDS encoding ABC transporter substrate-binding protein yields the protein MLNKKIGKYMSILSIGFLLAACGKTGGETAESSADSIAVTDFADRTVTFTEAPEKVAALGSGDVDLMHAFGVEVVGKPTLSDESKLEIAKDAEQIGTTHEVNYEKIALLQPDVVLANVGFNQEDVPTIEGLGTKAVLTEANSIQDIKKQITLYGEMLQSTDKADQLIKELDADLKAASSALKNSEKRVLLVYGAPGTYMAALPNSLSGDFLAAAGGINVASDYPALEKFPQYAQINTERVVEANPDAVLLITHGDAEEIKQGFLKEMKQNAAWNTLDAVKNDRVEILPADLFGTNPGTRAVDAVQYLVELLNHLE from the coding sequence TTGCTTAACAAAAAAATAGGAAAGTATATGTCTATATTGAGTATAGGTTTCCTGCTTGCAGCATGTGGAAAAACAGGCGGAGAAACAGCAGAGTCGAGTGCTGATTCTATAGCTGTTACTGATTTTGCAGACCGTACTGTAACATTTACGGAAGCACCGGAAAAGGTAGCGGCTTTGGGCAGTGGAGATGTTGATTTAATGCATGCATTTGGAGTAGAAGTAGTTGGGAAACCAACACTTTCAGACGAAAGCAAGCTTGAAATCGCAAAGGACGCTGAGCAAATTGGAACAACACATGAAGTTAACTATGAAAAAATCGCACTGCTTCAGCCGGATGTTGTGTTAGCAAATGTTGGCTTTAATCAGGAGGATGTGCCGACAATTGAAGGGCTAGGTACGAAAGCAGTTTTGACAGAAGCAAACTCTATTCAAGATATTAAAAAGCAGATTACTCTTTATGGAGAAATGCTGCAAAGTACAGATAAAGCTGATCAGTTGATAAAGGAATTGGATGCAGACTTGAAGGCTGCTAGTTCTGCTTTAAAAAATTCGGAAAAACGTGTGCTTCTTGTTTATGGTGCACCAGGCACGTATATGGCAGCATTGCCAAATTCATTAAGCGGTGATTTCTTAGCAGCGGCAGGAGGGATAAATGTAGCAAGTGATTATCCTGCCTTAGAAAAATTCCCGCAATATGCACAAATAAATACAGAAAGAGTTGTGGAAGCAAACCCGGATGCCGTTCTCTTAATTACACATGGTGATGCAGAGGAAATTAAACAAGGCTTTCTAAAAGAAATGAAACAAAATGCTGCTTGGAATACATTAGATGCTGTTAAAAATGACAGAGTAGAAATCTTGCCTGCCGATTTATTTGGCACAAATCCAGGTACAAGAGCAGTTGACGCTGTGCAATACTTGGTTGAATTGTTAAATCATTTGGAGTGA
- a CDS encoding NEAT domain-containing protein — protein MKMKTANIALAFLVTVFSVVSTVIPLDNKAYAAESSSRSVVADGEYSIGYTVLHATNNVASMADQYYTKPGKLIIKNGQAKVQVEYSNLITEFKVNGTPATKISESGGKIKAEFPVADIEGLTAAEIHVQVPAISYDHWYTVRIDFITTGLSN, from the coding sequence ATGAAAATGAAAACTGCAAATATAGCACTTGCGTTTCTTGTAACAGTCTTTTCCGTTGTTAGTACAGTAATTCCTTTGGATAACAAAGCTTATGCTGCCGAGTCAAGCAGCCGTTCAGTTGTAGCAGATGGGGAATATAGTATCGGTTACACGGTATTGCATGCAACAAATAATGTAGCATCAATGGCCGACCAATATTATACAAAACCAGGAAAGCTAATCATAAAGAATGGTCAGGCTAAAGTCCAAGTAGAATATAGCAATTTAATTACAGAGTTTAAAGTAAATGGTACGCCGGCAACAAAGATAAGTGAAAGCGGCGGCAAAATTAAGGCTGAGTTTCCTGTTGCTGATATTGAGGGTTTAACAGCTGCAGAAATTCATGTACAAGTTCCAGCGATTAGTTATGACCACTGGTATACAGTGAGGATTGACTTTATTACTACTGGATTGTCCAACTAA
- the isdC gene encoding heme uptake protein IsdC: protein MLKQKVAIKIVAILAIFTFLSVGFSTKSLAASLADGEYSINYSVLRADNDSASMADGYFQKPAKLIVENGALKVQVGISTSAITEFKVGGQNVTEISKNGESSVVQFNINSLQNPTNAEIHVIVEDQNYDHWYTIRFDFDESSANALSSQSNSSTSETSNSTSETAASSTEQDTTKETAAKVENPRTSDQSEITVFTVLMVVSLGIIVFYVVNRKKLVK from the coding sequence TTGCTTAAACAGAAAGTTGCAATAAAAATAGTTGCAATATTAGCAATATTCACATTTCTATCTGTTGGTTTCAGCACTAAATCTTTAGCTGCATCACTAGCAGACGGCGAGTACTCCATTAATTACTCTGTATTAAGAGCAGATAATGACTCAGCCTCAATGGCTGATGGCTATTTCCAAAAACCGGCGAAATTGATTGTCGAAAATGGAGCTCTTAAAGTCCAAGTAGGTATTTCTACTTCAGCTATTACAGAGTTTAAAGTAGGAGGACAAAACGTTACCGAAATAAGTAAAAATGGTGAATCCAGTGTTGTTCAATTTAACATCAACTCACTTCAGAATCCTACAAATGCAGAGATTCATGTTATTGTGGAAGACCAGAATTACGACCATTGGTACACGATAAGATTTGATTTTGATGAAAGTTCAGCAAATGCTCTTTCTTCACAATCTAATTCATCCACTTCAGAAACATCAAATTCAACCTCTGAGACAGCAGCAAGTTCAACTGAACAAGACACAACAAAAGAAACAGCAGCCAAAGTGGAAAACCCAAGAACTTCTGATCAATCAGAAATCACTGTCTTCACTGTATTAATGGTTGTATCCCTTGGGATTATCGTATTTTATGTTGTAAACAGAAAAAAGCTAGTTAAATAG
- the srtB gene encoding class B sortase produces the protein MSAKLIIQRIITIMAVLVFVYSVYKLVPPLYDYYTNRKVLETVQEIYKPNQTSDESLQPTSIRSSFDPLLEINEDMVGWITVDDTKINYPILHSSDNEFYLTRNYKKEETRAGSIFLDYRNDKKLENNKNTIIYGHRMKDGTMFSGLKKYLNESFFEKHKKIHLDSLYEGYELEVFSVYQTTTDFYYIETDFSADSEYLDFVDLLQEKSLYDTEMEFSPEDRIVTLSTCDYAIDSLEGRLVVHAKLVKRS, from the coding sequence ATGAGTGCAAAGCTGATAATCCAACGAATAATTACCATCATGGCCGTTCTAGTCTTTGTTTACTCAGTCTATAAACTAGTTCCTCCTTTATATGATTACTACACCAACAGAAAAGTGCTGGAAACGGTGCAGGAAATCTATAAACCTAATCAAACGTCGGACGAAAGCTTACAGCCAACATCCATCCGCTCCTCATTTGATCCATTGCTGGAAATTAATGAAGATATGGTCGGCTGGATAACAGTTGATGATACAAAAATAAATTATCCTATCCTACATTCCTCTGATAATGAATTTTATCTGACCCGAAATTATAAAAAAGAAGAAACACGTGCTGGCAGTATCTTTTTGGATTACCGAAATGATAAAAAGCTTGAAAACAATAAAAATACCATAATTTACGGACATAGAATGAAGGATGGTACGATGTTCAGCGGTTTAAAGAAATATTTAAATGAGTCCTTTTTTGAAAAACATAAAAAAATTCACTTAGATTCTTTATATGAAGGCTATGAACTGGAAGTCTTTTCTGTTTATCAAACTACAACGGATTTCTATTATATTGAAACAGATTTTTCTGCAGACAGTGAATATCTTGATTTTGTTGATTTATTGCAGGAGAAATCTTTGTATGATACAGAAATGGAGTTTAGTCCGGAAGATCGAATTGTTACATTATCAACATGTGATTATGCGATTGATTCACTGGAAGGAAGGCTGGTTGTTCATGCCAAGCTGGTGAAAAGGAGTTGA
- the isdE gene encoding heme ABC transporter substrate-binding protein IsdE: MKYVKTCLFVCICLLLASCSNNSSDVSSNKPAEKQPEETVVATTLAVAEIMDKLEVDLAGVPTTQYTLPERYKDVTEVGNPMSPDMEIIKSLNPSEVLSVTTLEYDLSEKFESMNIPASFVNLESVDNMIQSITELGEKYEKTDNAKKLVDSIQSKVAEMEEQTKDKEQPVVLILLGVPGASYLVATENSYVGNLVEVMGGKNAVEDQAAEYISANTEFLQQTNPDIILRLSHGVPDQVAKEFDKEFAENDIWKHFNAVKNGRVYDLEEPLFATTANLNITQALDQLLEMMYE; the protein is encoded by the coding sequence ATGAAATACGTTAAGACATGTTTATTTGTATGCATATGTCTTCTGCTTGCAAGCTGCTCTAATAACAGTAGTGATGTGTCCAGCAATAAGCCGGCAGAAAAACAACCGGAAGAAACAGTTGTTGCCACTACATTAGCAGTTGCTGAAATCATGGATAAGCTGGAAGTAGATTTAGCAGGAGTGCCGACAACACAATATACTCTGCCTGAAAGGTACAAGGATGTAACGGAGGTTGGCAATCCGATGAGTCCTGATATGGAAATCATTAAATCTCTTAACCCTTCAGAAGTTCTGTCTGTAACAACTTTGGAATATGACTTGAGCGAAAAGTTTGAGAGCATGAATATTCCGGCCTCTTTTGTGAATTTGGAAAGTGTCGATAATATGATTCAGTCTATCACAGAGCTTGGCGAAAAATATGAAAAAACCGATAATGCAAAGAAGCTTGTTGACTCGATTCAATCAAAGGTTGCAGAAATGGAGGAGCAGACAAAGGATAAGGAGCAGCCAGTTGTGTTGATATTGCTTGGTGTGCCTGGTGCCAGTTATCTTGTGGCAACAGAAAATTCTTATGTCGGCAATTTAGTGGAAGTAATGGGCGGGAAGAATGCCGTTGAAGATCAGGCCGCAGAATACATATCTGCAAATACGGAGTTTCTACAGCAAACCAACCCAGATATAATTTTACGCTTATCACATGGGGTGCCAGACCAAGTTGCCAAAGAATTTGACAAGGAATTTGCGGAAAATGATATTTGGAAACATTTTAATGCAGTGAAAAATGGAAGAGTGTACGACTTGGAAGAGCCGTTATTCGCTACAACTGCTAATTTAAACATCACGCAGGCATTAGACCAGCTATTGGAAATGATGTATGAGTAG
- a CDS encoding NEAT domain-containing protein, with translation MKAAKIALAFLVIVFSIVSTVIPLDNRAYAAELNSSTAVADGEYSIGYTILHATNDEASMADQYYTKPGKLIIKDGQAKVQVEYSNYITEFKVNGTPVTKIGEAGDKTTAEFPVADLEGLTEAEIHVEVPAISYDHWYTVRFDFDTASLPVQTEPSEEAEEPATTPENPGEEAEEPATTPENPGEEAEEPATTPENPGEEQEEPVTTPENPGEEQEEPVTTPENPGEEQEEAVTTPENPGEEAGESEEETPAAPQEDIVYEDGEYEVDYTVLHGTAEEKSIADNYFTKPSKVIVKDGNITVQTEYSSLITEFTVNGENPTIISNDGTKTVAEFQLASLNSITEAQIHVEIPAINYDHWYNVRFDFNTENLPVLEEKEPLADGTYTIDYKVWKENADEASSMGNYLSKPAKLIVENGKTYIQLNLSSSNFVTGFKAEVNGEYVDADVISEDAAANTKVLRFEVQDLSGETNIQLAMSYGMSHVVRMVFDEGSVVVSEPEENPEPSPGEGEEEPLADGTYTIDYKVWKENADEASSMGNYLSKPAKLIVENGKTYIQLNLSSSNFVTGFKAEVNGEYVGADVISQDAAANTKVLRFEVQDLSGETNIQLAMSYGMSHVVRMVFDESSISVDDEGENPGTTPGEGEGENPGTTPGEGEGENPGTTPGEGEGENPGTTPGEGEGENPGTTPGESEGANSQFVDGEYQLDYSILHALQNEKSMADQYFTKPGKVTLKNGNATVQVEFNDYITEFKINGKEAEIISQSAGKTVVQFAVADLTGLTSAEIHVEVPAIGYDHWYTVRFDYDTSKLPTKSGDNGNGTGGNEEGNGNGNEEKPEENPGNVDEDKEDGKGDKGENTVLKDGEYTVDYSVLHASNNEKSMADSYFVKPGKLIVKDGKVVARLTVNTEFITEFLVGSKAVTVISKSGNSTVVEFPVADLANPTVGNIHVVIPELNYDHWYEIRFLFDVSDLPVEGIDNDFDQINHEDTNAEDGTTDNGENLEFNRDGDTTADETKTAETTNKVINAKTGDTAQIALYLSLLLISLAVLVRKYRKRSF, from the coding sequence ATGAAGGCTGCAAAAATTGCACTTGCGTTTCTTGTAATAGTCTTTTCCATCGTAAGCACTGTCATTCCTTTGGATAATAGAGCTTATGCTGCCGAATTGAACAGCAGTACTGCTGTGGCAGATGGGGAATATAGTATTGGCTATACTATATTGCATGCAACAAATGATGAAGCATCAATGGCCGACCAGTACTATACAAAGCCTGGAAAATTAATCATTAAGGACGGACAGGCTAAAGTTCAGGTAGAGTACAGTAATTACATTACAGAGTTTAAAGTTAACGGCACTCCTGTTACAAAGATAGGCGAAGCTGGAGACAAAACTACGGCTGAGTTTCCAGTTGCTGATCTGGAAGGACTGACAGAAGCTGAGATTCATGTCGAAGTTCCAGCAATAAGCTATGATCACTGGTATACAGTCAGATTTGACTTTGATACAGCTTCTTTACCTGTTCAAACAGAACCAAGTGAAGAAGCAGAAGAACCTGCAACAACACCAGAAAATCCAGGTGAAGAAGCAGAAGAACCTGCAACAACACCAGAAAATCCAGGTGAAGAAGCGGAAGAACCTGCAACAACACCGGAAAATCCAGGTGAAGAGCAAGAAGAGCCTGTAACAACACCGGAAAATCCAGGTGAAGAGCAAGAAGAGCCTGTAACAACACCGGAAAATCCAGGTGAAGAGCAAGAAGAGGCTGTAACAACACCGGAAAATCCAGGTGAAGAAGCAGGAGAGTCAGAGGAAGAAACCCCTGCTGCACCACAGGAAGATATCGTGTACGAAGACGGTGAGTATGAAGTCGACTATACAGTGTTGCATGGAACGGCAGAGGAGAAGTCGATAGCAGATAACTACTTCACAAAACCAAGTAAAGTTATCGTTAAAGATGGAAATATTACTGTGCAGACGGAGTACAGCAGCCTGATTACGGAATTCACTGTTAATGGTGAAAATCCGACGATTATCAGCAATGATGGCACAAAAACAGTTGCTGAGTTCCAGCTAGCATCTCTCAACAGCATTACAGAGGCGCAAATACATGTTGAGATTCCAGCAATTAATTATGATCATTGGTACAATGTAAGGTTTGATTTCAACACAGAAAACTTGCCTGTATTGGAAGAAAAAGAACCACTTGCAGATGGCACATACACAATCGATTACAAAGTCTGGAAGGAAAATGCAGATGAAGCTTCCAGCATGGGCAATTACTTATCAAAACCAGCGAAGCTAATTGTTGAAAATGGAAAAACATATATTCAACTAAATCTGTCTTCCAGCAATTTCGTAACAGGCTTTAAAGCAGAAGTGAATGGAGAATATGTGGATGCTGACGTCATTTCAGAAGACGCTGCAGCCAATACAAAAGTGCTTCGTTTTGAAGTTCAGGATTTAAGTGGAGAAACAAACATCCAATTAGCCATGTCTTATGGAATGAGTCATGTAGTCAGAATGGTGTTTGATGAAGGCAGTGTTGTTGTAAGTGAGCCAGAAGAAAATCCAGAACCTTCGCCAGGTGAAGGAGAAGAAGAACCGCTTGCAGATGGCACATACACAATCGATTACAAAGTCTGGAAGGAAAATGCAGATGAAGCTTCCAGCATGGGCAATTACTTATCAAAACCAGCGAAGCTAATTGTTGAAAATGGAAAAACATATATTCAACTAAATCTGTCTTCCAGCAATTTCGTAACAGGCTTTAAAGCAGAAGTGAATGGAGAGTATGTGGGTGCTGACGTCATTTCACAAGACGCTGCAGCCAATACAAAAGTGCTTCGTTTTGAAGTTCAGGATTTAAGCGGAGAAACCAATATCCAATTAGCCATGTCTTATGGAATGAGTCATGTAGTCAGAATGGTATTTGATGAAAGCTCCATTTCTGTTGATGATGAAGGAGAAAATCCAGGCACAACGCCAGGTGAAGGCGAAGGAGAAAATCCAGGCACAACACCAGGTGAAGGCGAAGGAGAAAATCCAGGCACAACGCCAGGTGAAGGCGAAGGAGAAAATCCAGGCACAACACCAGGTGAAGGTGAAGGAGAAAATCCAGGCACAACACCAGGTGAAAGTGAAGGAGCAAACAGTCAATTTGTAGATGGTGAGTATCAATTAGATTACAGCATTTTACATGCATTGCAAAATGAAAAATCAATGGCAGATCAATATTTCACAAAGCCTGGTAAAGTGACATTAAAAAATGGTAATGCAACTGTTCAAGTAGAATTCAATGACTATATTACAGAGTTTAAGATTAACGGTAAAGAAGCTGAAATTATTAGCCAAAGTGCTGGGAAAACAGTTGTGCAATTTGCTGTTGCTGATTTGACTGGACTAACTAGTGCAGAAATTCATGTTGAAGTTCCGGCAATTGGCTACGATCATTGGTATACCGTTCGCTTTGACTATGATACTAGCAAACTGCCAACAAAATCCGGAGATAATGGAAACGGTACAGGCGGGAACGAAGAAGGAAATGGCAATGGAAATGAAGAAAAGCCTGAAGAAAATCCAGGCAATGTAGATGAAGATAAAGAAGATGGCAAAGGTGATAAAGGCGAAAATACTGTCTTAAAGGATGGAGAATATACGGTTGATTATTCTGTATTACATGCAAGTAATAATGAAAAATCAATGGCAGATTCTTATTTCGTTAAGCCAGGAAAACTAATTGTGAAGGACGGCAAAGTAGTTGCTAGACTGACAGTTAACACAGAATTTATCACTGAATTCCTTGTAGGATCTAAAGCTGTAACGGTAATCAGCAAATCTGGCAATTCCACAGTAGTAGAATTCCCTGTTGCAGATTTAGCTAATCCGACTGTTGGTAATATTCATGTTGTAATTCCTGAGTTGAATTATGATCACTGGTATGAAATCCGCTTCTTATTTGATGTGTCAGATCTTCCGGTCGAAGGAATTGACAATGATTTTGACCAGATTAATCACGAAGACACTAATGCAGAAGATGGTACTACAGACAATGGTGAAAATCTTGAATTTAACCGAGATGGAGACACAACAGCTGATGAAACAAAAACAGCAGAAACTACCAATAAAGTTATCAATGCAAAAACTGGAGATACAGCACAAATAGCATTATATCTATCATTACTGCTTATTTCCCTTGCCGTGTTGGTAAGAAAATATCGCAAACGCTCATTTTAA
- the pepT gene encoding peptidase T, with translation MKNSIIDRFISYAVIDTQSNEESTSCPSTPGQLTLAKKLVNELQEIGMEEVTIDENGYVMATLPANTEKSVPTIGFLAHLDTATDFTGKNVRPQIVEYYDGGDIVLHSDLHIVLSPADFPELANYKGHTLITTDGTTLLGADNKAGIAEIMTALITLKNSDIRHGKIRVAFTPDEEIGRGPHKFDVKAFAADFAYTVDGGPLGELQYESFHAAGAKVTVNGTNVHPGTAKGKMVNSMKIAMELQNSLPSEEAPEKTSGYEGFYHLLSFEGDVEQTKLAYIIRDFDRKLFEEKKTNLSEIVAQLNKKYGEKTVVLDLKDQYYNMREKIEPVKEIVEVAHEAMVNLGISPIIEPIRGGTDGSQLSYMGLPTPNIFTGGENFHGKYEYISVDNMQKATNTIVEIARLFEERA, from the coding sequence ATGAAAAATTCTATCATTGATCGCTTTATATCCTATGCTGTCATTGACACACAATCAAACGAGGAAAGCACTTCATGCCCCTCTACACCTGGACAGCTGACACTAGCCAAAAAGCTTGTGAATGAATTACAAGAAATTGGCATGGAAGAAGTGACAATAGACGAAAATGGCTATGTTATGGCAACACTGCCTGCCAATACAGAGAAAAGTGTCCCAACTATCGGCTTTCTGGCCCATTTGGACACAGCAACTGACTTTACTGGGAAAAATGTCCGTCCGCAAATAGTAGAATATTATGACGGCGGGGATATTGTCCTTCATTCTGATTTACATATTGTATTATCTCCAGCTGATTTTCCAGAGCTTGCAAACTACAAAGGTCATACGTTAATTACAACAGATGGAACAACCCTCTTAGGTGCTGACAATAAAGCAGGCATTGCAGAAATCATGACTGCCCTTATTACATTAAAGAACTCTGATATTAGGCACGGGAAAATCAGGGTTGCCTTTACTCCTGACGAGGAGATAGGAAGAGGGCCTCATAAGTTTGATGTCAAAGCATTTGCAGCAGATTTTGCTTATACAGTGGACGGCGGTCCATTAGGCGAGCTGCAATATGAAAGCTTTCATGCAGCCGGGGCAAAAGTCACGGTAAATGGTACAAATGTCCATCCTGGCACAGCAAAAGGAAAAATGGTCAATTCTATGAAAATCGCGATGGAATTACAAAACAGCTTGCCTTCTGAAGAAGCCCCTGAAAAAACATCCGGCTACGAAGGCTTTTACCATCTTCTATCTTTTGAAGGTGATGTGGAACAAACGAAGCTTGCATATATAATCCGTGATTTTGACAGAAAACTGTTTGAAGAGAAAAAGACAAATTTATCTGAGATTGTAGCTCAATTAAATAAGAAGTATGGAGAAAAGACAGTAGTCCTAGACCTAAAGGATCAATATTATAATATGCGCGAAAAAATTGAACCTGTTAAAGAAATCGTGGAAGTTGCACATGAAGCAATGGTAAACCTTGGAATATCACCGATTATTGAACCAATTCGCGGAGGAACAGACGGGTCCCAGCTTTCCTATATGGGGCTGCCGACACCTAATATTTTCACAGGTGGAGAAAACTTTCATGGTAAATATGAGTATATTTCAGTAGATAACATGCAAAAAGCAACTAATACTATTGTTGAAATTGCAAGACTGTTTGAAGAACGAGCTTAA